A genome region from Nocardia sp. NBC_00565 includes the following:
- a CDS encoding LVIVD repeat-containing protein: MRPKLSLRRVRPLALLATAVIAAMMLPSSASADLQSDIATAVQEFLDVGRTSVPRADCGPGSMPETGLQGDVPAADRDSRRSTQGYSCNMSMIGNYAGRGAGITSTSFEHCAYMGSFFPGDLISEGRGVQVLDVSDPAHPQPTVTLTEPAMLAGTWESLKVNAERKLLVGTGVPIAEGVGYLSVYDISDCAYPKLLNPGPGTNLLMPLPITTHEGGWSPDGRTYWASGIAPGFVSAVDLTDPANPHVIWQGLTGIEAHGFGISPDGNRMYLSALGGFTVLDISAIQRRDPNPQVTHIGRTFWTDGWATQHSIPVTYDGKPYLYTVDEGGSGGVKLIDIANDTAPKVAGKVKLEINLVQNIDSNIGSSMGGSIFAYESHYCAADRQDNPTALACGWISSGIRVFDIRDPHNIHEIAYFNPPARTGQNLSLWNSPHALASIIGVPLMSTPPAARAVLESQFNPLDALTPRTGNLAFGDVSTDWCFSPPEWRGNQLYVACSDNGFMVLQLENDVYTVPADQRSTIGS; this comes from the coding sequence ATGCGCCCGAAGCTGAGTCTGCGCCGTGTGCGCCCGTTGGCCCTGCTCGCCACCGCGGTGATCGCCGCGATGATGCTGCCCAGCAGCGCATCGGCCGATCTGCAGTCCGATATCGCTACCGCGGTCCAGGAATTCCTCGACGTCGGGCGCACCTCGGTCCCGCGCGCGGACTGCGGACCCGGATCGATGCCGGAAACCGGGCTGCAGGGCGATGTCCCGGCCGCCGACCGCGACAGCAGGCGCAGCACACAGGGCTACAGCTGCAATATGTCGATGATCGGCAACTATGCCGGACGCGGCGCGGGCATCACCTCCACCAGCTTCGAACACTGCGCCTATATGGGTTCGTTCTTCCCGGGCGATCTGATCAGCGAGGGTCGCGGCGTCCAGGTGCTCGACGTCTCCGATCCAGCGCATCCGCAGCCGACGGTCACGCTGACCGAACCGGCGATGCTGGCGGGCACCTGGGAGAGCCTCAAAGTCAATGCCGAACGCAAGTTGCTGGTCGGCACCGGTGTGCCGATCGCTGAAGGCGTCGGTTATCTGTCGGTCTATGACATCTCCGATTGCGCGTATCCCAAGCTGCTCAATCCCGGTCCCGGCACGAATCTGCTGATGCCGCTGCCGATTACGACGCACGAAGGCGGCTGGTCCCCCGACGGCCGCACCTACTGGGCCTCGGGCATCGCGCCTGGCTTCGTCAGCGCCGTCGATCTCACCGATCCGGCAAATCCGCACGTCATCTGGCAGGGGCTGACGGGGATCGAGGCACACGGTTTCGGTATCAGCCCGGACGGCAATCGGATGTACCTGTCCGCACTGGGCGGATTCACCGTGCTCGATATCAGCGCCATCCAGCGTCGCGACCCCAACCCGCAGGTCACCCATATCGGCCGCACCTTCTGGACCGACGGGTGGGCCACCCAGCACAGCATCCCGGTTACCTATGACGGCAAGCCGTACCTCTACACCGTGGACGAAGGTGGTTCCGGCGGTGTGAAACTCATCGATATCGCCAACGACACCGCACCGAAGGTCGCCGGGAAGGTCAAGCTGGAGATCAACCTGGTGCAGAACATCGACAGCAATATCGGTAGCTCCATGGGCGGTTCGATCTTCGCCTACGAATCGCACTACTGCGCCGCCGATCGCCAGGACAACCCCACCGCGCTCGCGTGCGGCTGGATCTCCTCCGGCATCAGGGTTTTCGATATTCGCGACCCACACAACATCCATGAGATCGCCTACTTCAACCCGCCGGCGCGCACCGGACAGAACCTCAGTCTGTGGAACTCACCGCACGCCCTCGCCTCGATCATCGGCGTGCCGCTCATGAGCACTCCGCCGGCCGCGCGTGCCGTCCTGGAGAGTCAGTTCAATCCGTTGGACGCACTGACCCCACGCACCGGCAATCTCGCCTTCGGTGACGTCTCCACCGACTGGTGCTTCTCGCCACCGGAATGGCGCGGCAACCAACTGTACGTCGCCTGCTCCGATAACGGATTCATGGTGCTGCAACTCGAGAACGATGTGTACACCGTGCCCGCCGACCAACGCTCCACCATAGGGTCGTGA
- a CDS encoding SDR family oxidoreductase: MASSNPGKCVSRSARRRLSIRRAPRTRAEAIVTEFGPGSVLAVRADSSDRDAVDAVVEQTVAAFGRLDVVVANAGVAAVGRFDELASDQIDRMLQVNVHGVLHTLRAALGHLPDGGRIVTIGSVNADRVPFSGGAVYAMTKAALQGLVRGLARDLGPRGITVNNIQPGPTANDRMPADSPAAARLTEHMALQRLGTPDEIGAMVAYLTGPDARFITGTSITIDGGFTA; the protein is encoded by the coding sequence ATGGCATCGAGCAACCCGGGGAAATGCGTGTCGAGATCGGCACGGCGCAGGCTGAGCATCCGGCGCGCCCCGCGGACCCGCGCCGAGGCGATCGTCACCGAATTCGGCCCGGGCAGCGTCCTGGCCGTCCGCGCCGACAGCAGCGACCGCGACGCCGTGGACGCCGTGGTCGAGCAGACAGTGGCCGCTTTCGGGCGTCTGGATGTCGTGGTCGCCAACGCCGGCGTCGCCGCCGTCGGCCGGTTCGACGAACTGGCGTCCGATCAGATCGATCGGATGCTCCAGGTGAACGTGCACGGGGTGCTGCACACTCTCCGCGCGGCGCTGGGCCATCTGCCCGACGGCGGCCGCATCGTCACCATCGGCAGTGTCAACGCCGATCGGGTTCCGTTTTCCGGAGGCGCGGTCTACGCCATGACCAAGGCCGCGCTGCAGGGGCTGGTCCGCGGGCTGGCTCGCGACCTCGGACCGCGCGGCATCACCGTGAACAACATCCAGCCCGGCCCCACCGCCAACGACCGCATGCCCGCCGACAGCCCCGCAGCCGCCCGCCTCACCGAGCACATGGCACTACAGCGCCTCGGCACCCCCGACGAAATCGGCGCCATGGTCGCCTACCTCACCGGCCCCGACGCCCGCTTCATCACCGGCACCAGCATCACCATCGACGGCGGATTCACGGCCTGA
- a CDS encoding nuclear transport factor 2 family protein, translated as MLIPNDFRSLADRIEIEALRGEFPDAVMMRDFDRLASLFTDDGVLRIPDAGIELAGRADFQTKMRRMQDAWDYFIQHTHPGAIDIDGDTASGRAHICELGRLKTGSSHLNYAIYHDRYRRTADGWKFAERVYEIRYLDNSPLAGSPLGENGLGVDVSAVQLYE; from the coding sequence ATGCTGATACCCAACGACTTTCGGTCACTCGCTGACCGTATCGAGATCGAAGCGCTCCGCGGCGAATTCCCCGACGCGGTGATGATGCGCGACTTCGACCGCCTGGCATCACTGTTCACCGACGACGGGGTGTTACGCATCCCCGACGCAGGTATCGAACTCGCCGGCCGCGCCGACTTCCAGACCAAAATGCGGCGAATGCAAGACGCCTGGGACTACTTCATTCAGCACACCCATCCCGGCGCGATCGACATCGACGGCGACACCGCCTCCGGCCGCGCCCACATCTGTGAACTCGGCCGGTTGAAAACCGGCAGTTCGCATTTGAACTATGCGATCTACCACGATCGCTACCGGCGAACAGCCGACGGCTGGAAGTTCGCCGAACGGGTCTACGAGATCCGATACCTCGACAACTCACCGCTGGCGGGCTCACCGCTGGGAGAGAACGGACTGGGTGTGGACGTATCCGCTGTGCAGCTATACGAGTGA
- a CDS encoding NADPH-dependent FMN reductase, with translation MLKNAIDHLFAQWADKAVGFVSYGAGGGVRAVEHLRLVCSALRMADVSHQVAISVLTDFENYTAFKPGDHHTTALNTLLDQVVEWSAALAPLRQVGTDTPQFNSEGANHADTQRLSVTR, from the coding sequence GTGCTGAAGAACGCCATCGACCACCTGTTCGCGCAGTGGGCCGACAAGGCGGTCGGATTCGTCTCCTACGGCGCCGGTGGCGGCGTCCGCGCGGTGGAGCATCTGCGGCTGGTCTGCAGCGCCCTGCGCATGGCCGATGTGAGCCACCAGGTCGCGATCTCGGTGCTCACCGATTTCGAGAACTACACCGCCTTCAAACCGGGTGACCACCACACCACAGCTCTGAACACGCTGCTGGATCAGGTCGTCGAATGGAGCGCCGCGCTCGCGCCGTTACGGCAGGTCGGCACCGATACCCCGCAATTCAACTCTGAAGGAGCCAATCATGCTGATACCCAACGACTTTCGGTCACTCGCTGA
- the sigJ gene encoding RNA polymerase sigma factor SigJ, which produces MTDPQLRSVISERRQLINLAYRLLGSLAEAEDVVQETYARWYALSEGQRHDVAAPGAWLTTVASRICLDLLGSARARRERYVGEWIPEPVPDRSEWLGGPAPADPADRVTLDESIGMAFLVVLDSMTPAERVAFVLHDVFRYSFAEVADIVGRTPAACRQLASSARRRIRTSQGPASTQRAEVVRDFKRAWETRDIEALIGLLDPQATATADSGGLAPAFRHPITGGEQIARAWIEIAARGPEVTLLERTVNGQPGLVAQLADAIVSVYAFDIADGRITRIWAIRNPEKLRPWTAG; this is translated from the coding sequence ATGACCGATCCGCAACTGCGCTCGGTGATCAGCGAACGCCGTCAGCTGATCAATCTCGCCTACCGGTTGCTCGGCTCGCTGGCCGAAGCCGAGGATGTGGTGCAGGAGACCTACGCGCGCTGGTACGCGTTATCCGAGGGGCAGCGGCACGATGTGGCGGCGCCCGGCGCTTGGTTGACGACGGTCGCCAGCCGCATCTGCCTCGATCTGCTCGGCTCGGCCCGAGCCAGGCGGGAACGCTATGTGGGCGAATGGATTCCGGAGCCGGTACCCGACCGTTCCGAATGGCTCGGTGGTCCCGCCCCCGCCGATCCCGCCGACCGGGTCACCCTCGACGAGTCGATCGGTATGGCCTTCCTCGTCGTGCTGGATTCCATGACACCGGCCGAGCGGGTGGCGTTCGTCCTGCACGACGTCTTCCGCTACTCCTTCGCCGAGGTCGCCGACATCGTTGGGCGCACCCCGGCGGCCTGCCGCCAGCTCGCCTCCTCCGCCCGCCGCCGCATCCGTACATCGCAGGGCCCGGCGAGCACCCAGCGCGCCGAGGTGGTCAGGGACTTCAAACGGGCCTGGGAGACAAGGGATATCGAGGCCCTGATCGGTTTGCTCGATCCGCAGGCGACCGCGACCGCCGACAGCGGCGGCCTGGCTCCGGCTTTCCGCCACCCGATAACCGGCGGCGAGCAGATCGCCCGCGCCTGGATCGAAATCGCCGCCCGAGGCCCCGAGGTGACGCTGCTCGAGCGCACGGTGAACGGCCAACCCGGCCTGGTGGCGCAGCTCGCCGACGCCATCGTGTCGGTCTACGCCTTCGATATCGCCGACGGCCGGATCACCCGCATCTGGGCGATCCGGAATCCGGAGAAACTGCGGCCCTGGACAGCGGGCTGA
- a CDS encoding DUF6492 family protein, translated as MTTEIARLPAIDVMIPVAAKDLPSLDACITGLRAHCRNPIRSVNIVGSARLRAQVRTGHVVQWIDEEAVSPTPASIEAILCAAGGDHHNSSWYFQQLIKLNCFRILPSTVQHLLVLDADYALVDDVVFVEDDGRSYLALGYPLQWHLDTRQHAIPARHSAITAATRLLAGWRPVDPYSGMQHHMVFDRQILADLMRRVEDQHERPFWEAFLATIEHAKWTGASEYVLYRHFAAKFFPEQIRSRHLDAIDIIQPAENALWTLTDAVTSVRRAGVKAIGCHSFLNYRNRIATMDYIPDQLRSQLQTTPGALMLDLNQGALHIAPATPPLGRAECLGRTPGRG; from the coding sequence GTGACCACCGAAATTGCGCGCCTACCGGCGATCGACGTCATGATCCCGGTAGCAGCCAAGGACCTACCCAGCCTCGACGCCTGTATCACCGGGCTGAGGGCACACTGCCGTAATCCGATCCGATCGGTGAATATCGTCGGGTCCGCGCGACTCCGCGCACAGGTGCGGACCGGGCACGTGGTGCAGTGGATCGATGAGGAAGCGGTCTCGCCGACACCGGCCTCCATCGAGGCGATCCTGTGCGCAGCGGGCGGCGATCACCACAATTCGTCCTGGTATTTCCAGCAGCTGATCAAACTGAACTGCTTCCGCATCCTGCCGAGTACGGTCCAGCACCTCCTGGTGCTCGACGCGGACTACGCGCTCGTCGACGATGTCGTGTTCGTCGAAGACGATGGTAGATCCTATCTGGCACTTGGCTATCCGCTGCAATGGCACCTCGACACCCGCCAGCACGCGATCCCCGCCCGCCACTCCGCGATCACCGCAGCGACCCGGCTGCTTGCCGGGTGGCGGCCGGTCGACCCATACAGCGGGATGCAGCATCACATGGTGTTCGACAGACAAATCCTCGCGGACCTGATGCGACGAGTCGAGGATCAGCACGAGCGACCGTTCTGGGAGGCATTCCTGGCGACAATAGAACACGCCAAATGGACCGGTGCTTCGGAGTATGTGCTCTACCGCCACTTCGCAGCGAAGTTCTTCCCGGAACAGATCCGGTCACGACATCTCGACGCCATCGACATCATCCAGCCCGCCGAAAACGCTTTGTGGACATTGACCGACGCTGTCACCAGCGTCCGCCGGGCGGGCGTCAAGGCGATCGGATGCCACAGTTTCCTCAACTACCGCAACCGGATTGCCACCATGGACTACATACCCGACCAGTTACGCAGCCAGCTGCAAACAACCCCTGGGGCGCTGATGCTCGACCTCAACCAAGGTGCCCTCCACATCGCCCCCGCAACCCCACCCCTGGGTCGCGCCGAGTGTCTGGGGCGAACCCCAGGTCGTGGGTGA
- a CDS encoding alpha/beta fold hydrolase has protein sequence MMVPADDGTLLHVGVTGHGPDVVVLSGGPGCVHYLEDDGLAPHGMRAWYPEPRGVGRSDGEPHDLDRAVADIEAVRRAEGVDSWVVLGHSWGSDLAVRYALDHPDRVTSVVGVAGHGLHKDRTWSQAYESARHLEADIEIDWEPGVHAALSASFVQWIHEPDLLRRLADSTVVMTFIAPQHDIRPSWPLRQLAALIPHGRFEELPAVAHNLWSTDPQVWVDLVTRACATPGMPAMTPPKS, from the coding sequence ATGATGGTGCCGGCCGATGACGGGACCCTGCTCCACGTCGGTGTCACGGGACACGGTCCGGATGTCGTGGTTCTGTCCGGTGGACCGGGCTGTGTCCATTACCTCGAGGATGACGGGCTGGCACCTCACGGGATGCGGGCGTGGTACCCAGAGCCCCGGGGTGTTGGACGCTCCGACGGTGAGCCGCACGACCTCGATCGGGCAGTCGCCGATATCGAAGCGGTACGGCGAGCCGAAGGTGTCGACAGCTGGGTAGTGCTCGGCCATTCCTGGGGCTCGGACCTGGCGGTGCGCTACGCGCTGGATCATCCCGACCGAGTCACATCCGTGGTCGGCGTCGCCGGGCACGGATTGCACAAGGACCGCACCTGGTCTCAGGCATACGAGTCCGCGCGGCATCTGGAAGCCGACATCGAGATCGACTGGGAGCCAGGTGTTCACGCCGCACTGAGCGCGTCGTTCGTGCAGTGGATTCACGAACCCGACCTGCTCCGCCGACTGGCCGACTCCACTGTCGTCATGACATTCATTGCGCCGCAGCACGACATCCGCCCGTCATGGCCACTGCGGCAACTCGCCGCCTTGATCCCGCACGGCAGGTTCGAGGAACTACCCGCAGTGGCCCACAATCTGTGGTCGACCGATCCGCAGGTGTGGGTCGACCTCGTCACAAGAGCATGCGCGACACCGGGCATGCCTGCGATGACACCACCAAAGTCGTAG
- a CDS encoding 3-methyladenine DNA glycosylase: protein MIVLAESEWRARAAAHRARLDELVGPYLERRAAGSSHPVIDFLFTYYGHKPAQLRRWHPGFGVALAGAREYDGARGYHRVEVYGTPADTTSGVSAYTADPAYLARRRDTIAFIANLLCATASRPAQLACFGLHEWAMVYKTHDVRHQQVPLRLGGTGTDAVVESMSLRCTHFDAFRFFTPDAVGRNAQPLTRADQIAREQPGCLHANMDLYKWGFATSPLICSDLLFDCLELAYRARELDMRASPYDLTTYGYEPIRIETPAGRADYARHQSDIAQHAQVLRARLRTACQDLLTPAPDAP, encoded by the coding sequence ATGATCGTGCTGGCCGAGTCCGAGTGGCGGGCCCGGGCCGCCGCGCACCGGGCTCGGCTGGACGAACTCGTCGGACCGTATCTGGAGCGGCGTGCGGCGGGATCGTCGCATCCGGTGATCGATTTCCTGTTCACGTATTACGGGCACAAGCCTGCCCAATTGCGGCGCTGGCACCCGGGATTCGGCGTCGCGTTGGCGGGTGCGCGCGAGTATGACGGGGCCCGTGGGTACCACCGCGTCGAGGTGTACGGCACGCCCGCCGACACCACCTCCGGGGTGTCGGCCTACACCGCCGACCCGGCATACCTCGCGCGCCGCCGCGACACCATCGCGTTCATCGCGAACCTGTTGTGCGCCACCGCATCCCGCCCCGCCCAGCTCGCCTGTTTCGGGCTGCACGAATGGGCGATGGTGTACAAGACCCACGACGTCCGGCACCAGCAGGTCCCGCTGCGCCTCGGCGGCACCGGCACCGACGCGGTCGTCGAGTCGATGTCCTTGCGCTGCACCCATTTCGACGCCTTCCGCTTCTTCACCCCGGACGCCGTCGGCCGCAACGCGCAGCCGCTCACCCGCGCCGACCAGATCGCCCGCGAACAACCCGGCTGCCTGCATGCCAATATGGATCTCTACAAATGGGGGTTTGCTACAAGCCCCCTCATATGCTCCGACCTGCTATTCGACTGCCTCGAGCTCGCCTACCGCGCCCGCGAACTGGACATGCGCGCCAGCCCATACGACCTGACCACCTACGGCTACGAACCGATCCGCATCGAAACACCCGCCGGACGCGCCGACTACGCCCGCCACCAGTCCGATATCGCCCAACACGCCCAGGTACTGCGCGCTCGACTCCGCACCGCATGCCAAGACCTCCTCACACCCGCACCCGACGCGCCATAG
- a CDS encoding hemolysin family protein: MGDLLGVLLTVVLLACNAFFVAAEFALISARRDRLEALAAQGKRKADTVIRAGENLSMMLAAAQLGITICSILLGRVGEPAVAHLLEGPFELLGLPDQLLHPVAFALALTIVVILHILFGEMIPKNIALAGPERSALLLVPVHLLWLRLARPLIAFYNLAANLSLRMLRIEPKDELEATVSSVELAEMIGESRSEGLLDEEEHRRLTQALGTSDRVVGDVMVPLATTRSVPLRGNGTTLGDIETAVAETGFSRYPVRASDGSLVGYLHVKDVLDKVADDSAGPNTPIPRTDIRPLPTVSAGTMLYEALARLRRTNSHLGRVVDNRGNTVGIVALEDLVEEFVGTVRDGTHRVIE; encoded by the coding sequence ATGGGTGATCTCCTCGGTGTCCTGCTCACGGTGGTGCTGCTGGCCTGTAACGCCTTCTTCGTCGCCGCCGAATTCGCGTTGATCTCGGCGCGCCGCGATCGCCTGGAAGCGCTCGCCGCACAGGGCAAGCGCAAGGCGGATACGGTGATCCGGGCCGGTGAGAACCTGTCGATGATGCTGGCCGCCGCACAGCTCGGCATCACCATCTGCTCGATTCTACTCGGCCGGGTCGGCGAACCGGCGGTCGCGCATCTGCTGGAGGGGCCGTTCGAGCTGCTCGGCCTGCCCGATCAGCTGCTGCATCCGGTCGCGTTCGCGCTCGCGCTGACGATCGTGGTGATCCTGCACATCCTGTTCGGCGAGATGATCCCGAAGAACATCGCGCTGGCCGGGCCGGAACGCAGTGCGCTGCTGCTGGTTCCGGTGCACCTGCTGTGGTTGCGTTTGGCGCGTCCGCTCATCGCGTTCTACAACCTGGCCGCCAACCTGTCGCTGCGGATGCTGCGGATCGAGCCGAAGGATGAGCTCGAGGCCACGGTCTCCAGTGTGGAGCTCGCCGAGATGATCGGTGAATCCCGTTCGGAGGGACTGCTCGACGAGGAGGAGCACCGCCGCCTCACCCAGGCGCTCGGCACGTCCGATCGCGTCGTCGGCGATGTGATGGTGCCGCTGGCGACGACCCGCTCGGTTCCGTTGCGCGGCAATGGAACCACGCTCGGCGATATCGAGACCGCCGTCGCCGAGACCGGTTTCTCGCGGTATCCGGTGCGCGCGAGCGACGGTTCGCTGGTCGGCTATCTGCATGTGAAGGATGTGCTGGACAAGGTCGCCGATGACAGCGCCGGACCGAATACCCCCATCCCGCGCACCGATATTCGTCCGCTGCCGACGGTGAGTGCAGGCACCATGCTGTACGAGGCGCTGGCCCGATTGCGCCGCACCAATTCGCACCTGGGTCGGGTCGTCGACAACCGCGGCAATACCGTCGGCATCGTGGCGCTCGAGGATCTGGTGGAAGAGTTCGTCGGTACCGTGCGCGATGGGACGCACCGGGTGATCGAATGA
- a CDS encoding hemolysin family protein, which translates to MSVVLTVLSLVGFIALTAGTALFVAAEFSLTALERSTVESHVRAVGDARSRMVRQAHTTLSFQLSGAQLGITITTLITGYIAEPVLARLLSPLFTALGVSAGAAHGISLTVALVLATSLSMIYGELVPKNIAISMPLGTARATAGPMIAFSVVFKWMIHFLNSTANWVVRRLGVEPAEELRSARSPQELGSLVRTSALRGRLDHRTAQLVDRSLQFGERSAEELMTPRVKIESLDKSDTIADLIAAASRTGYSRFPIIDGDLDNTLGVVHVKQAFTHPATVRNTIPLHLLARPVPIVPASLDGDEVLERVRADGMQVALVVDEYGGTAGIVTMEDLIEEILGDVRDEHDEEERDVRRVADGWDCSGLLRIDEVSRATGYDAPEGEYETLGGLVLTRLGRIPVTGDVVILPNPRSSHRYPSDEEDGGWIAKVERMDGRRIDRIRLVPVAAAALTTYNAKESSHG; encoded by the coding sequence ATGTCCGTCGTGCTCACCGTGCTCAGCCTGGTCGGGTTCATCGCCCTTACCGCGGGCACCGCATTGTTCGTCGCCGCCGAATTCTCGCTCACCGCGCTGGAGCGCAGTACCGTCGAATCGCATGTGCGCGCCGTCGGCGATGCCCGTTCGCGGATGGTCCGGCAGGCGCACACCACGCTGTCGTTCCAGCTCTCCGGCGCTCAGCTCGGCATCACCATCACCACGCTGATCACCGGTTACATTGCCGAACCGGTGCTGGCGCGGCTGCTATCGCCGCTGTTCACCGCATTGGGTGTGAGCGCGGGTGCGGCGCACGGCATCTCGCTCACGGTGGCTCTCGTGCTCGCGACCTCGCTATCGATGATCTACGGCGAACTCGTCCCGAAGAACATCGCGATCTCCATGCCGCTCGGCACCGCGCGGGCGACCGCGGGTCCGATGATCGCCTTCTCTGTGGTGTTCAAGTGGATGATCCATTTCCTCAACAGCACCGCGAACTGGGTGGTCCGCCGCCTCGGCGTCGAACCGGCCGAGGAGTTGCGCTCGGCGCGCTCCCCGCAGGAACTCGGCTCCCTGGTGCGTACGTCCGCGCTGCGTGGCAGGCTGGATCACCGCACCGCGCAGTTGGTGGACCGCTCGCTGCAGTTCGGTGAGCGCAGCGCGGAGGAGCTGATGACGCCGCGGGTCAAGATCGAGTCGCTGGACAAGTCCGATACCATCGCCGATCTGATCGCGGCCGCCAGCCGGACCGGCTACTCACGCTTCCCGATCATCGACGGCGATCTGGACAACACCTTGGGCGTGGTGCACGTCAAACAGGCCTTCACCCATCCCGCCACTGTCCGCAACACCATCCCGCTGCACCTGCTGGCCCGTCCGGTACCGATCGTGCCGGCCAGCCTCGACGGCGACGAGGTGCTCGAGCGGGTGCGCGCCGACGGTATGCAGGTGGCGCTGGTGGTCGACGAGTACGGCGGCACCGCGGGAATCGTCACCATGGAGGACCTCATCGAGGAGATCCTCGGCGACGTGCGCGATGAACACGACGAGGAGGAGCGCGATGTCCGCCGGGTCGCCGACGGCTGGGACTGCTCGGGTCTGCTGCGCATCGACGAGGTCTCCCGCGCCACCGGATACGACGCCCCTGAAGGCGAATACGAAACCCTCGGCGGTCTGGTGCTCACCCGGCTCGGCCGCATTCCGGTCACCGGCGACGTGGTGATCCTGCCGAATCCGCGCTCCTCGCACCGCTATCCGAGCGACGAGGAGGACGGCGGCTGGATCGCCAAGGTGGAACGGATGGACGGTCGGCGCATCGACCGGATCCGGCTGGTTCCGGTCGCCGCCGCCGCGCTGACCACCTACAACGCCAAGGAGAGCAGCCATGGGTGA
- a CDS encoding GuaB1 family IMP dehydrogenase-related protein, with protein sequence MQFLPGHQPPYDLTYDDLFLVPNRTDIASRFDVDLSTADGSGTTIPIVVANMTAVAGRRMAETVARRGGIVVLPQDLPIAAAAETIAFVKSRSLTADTPVTLDPERSVSEAVALMHKRAHGAVVVVDGGKPVGVVTEASCTDVDRFARLRDVAITDFIQAPASTSPRDIFDLLEAKHAHLAVLTTEDGSLAGVLTRTGSIRAGIYQPNVDANNQLRVAAAVGINGDVAAKAKALVDAGADLLVIDTAHGHQAKMLETLSAIRDLGLGVPLVAGNVVSAQGTRDLAAAGADIIKVGVGPGAMCTTRMMTGVGRPQFSAVAECAAAAKELGVHIWADGGVRHPRDVALALAAGASNVMIGSWFAGTYESPGDLRVDRDGNAYKESFGMASKRAVAARTATDSGFDRARKALFEEGISSSRMRLDPERPGVEDLIDHICSGVRSACTYAGARSLPEFHDKAVLGVQSAAGFAEGRPLPSGW encoded by the coding sequence GTGCAGTTTCTCCCTGGTCATCAGCCGCCGTACGATCTGACCTACGACGACCTCTTCCTCGTCCCGAATCGGACGGATATCGCGTCACGGTTCGACGTGGATCTGTCGACCGCGGACGGGTCCGGCACCACCATTCCCATCGTCGTCGCGAATATGACCGCGGTCGCCGGACGCCGGATGGCCGAGACAGTCGCCCGCCGCGGCGGCATCGTCGTACTCCCGCAGGATCTTCCGATCGCCGCGGCCGCCGAAACCATCGCCTTCGTCAAGAGCCGTTCACTCACCGCCGATACCCCGGTCACCCTGGATCCGGAGCGTTCGGTGTCCGAGGCCGTGGCCCTGATGCACAAGCGCGCGCACGGCGCGGTCGTGGTCGTCGACGGCGGTAAGCCGGTCGGCGTGGTCACCGAGGCGTCCTGCACCGATGTCGACCGGTTCGCCCGGCTGCGCGATGTCGCGATCACCGATTTCATCCAGGCCCCGGCCAGCACCTCGCCGCGCGATATCTTCGACCTGCTCGAGGCCAAGCACGCGCACCTGGCAGTGCTCACCACCGAAGACGGCAGCCTCGCGGGCGTGCTGACCCGCACCGGATCCATCCGCGCCGGCATCTACCAGCCCAACGTCGACGCCAACAACCAGCTGCGGGTCGCGGCCGCGGTCGGCATCAACGGCGATGTGGCCGCCAAGGCCAAGGCGCTCGTCGATGCGGGCGCGGACCTGCTCGTCATCGACACCGCCCACGGCCACCAGGCCAAGATGCTCGAAACCCTCAGCGCCATCCGCGATCTCGGCCTCGGTGTACCGCTGGTCGCAGGCAACGTGGTCTCCGCCCAGGGCACCCGTGACCTGGCCGCCGCGGGCGCGGACATCATCAAGGTCGGTGTCGGCCCCGGCGCCATGTGCACCACCCGCATGATGACCGGCGTCGGCCGTCCGCAGTTCTCCGCGGTGGCCGAATGCGCCGCCGCCGCAAAGGAACTCGGCGTGCACATCTGGGCCGACGGCGGCGTCCGGCACCCGCGCGACGTGGCTCTCGCACTGGCCGCCGGCGCCTCCAACGTGATGATCGGCTCCTGGTTCGCCGGCACCTACGAGTCCCCCGGCGACCTGCGCGTCGATCGCGACGGCAATGCCTACAAGGAGAGCTTCGGCATGGCCTCCAAGCGCGCCGTCGCCGCCCGCACCGCCACCGACAGCGGTTTCGATCGCGCCCGCAAGGCACTGTTCGAGGAGGGCATCTCCAGCTCGCGGATGCGTCTGGATCCGGAACGCCCCGGCGTCGAGGACCTCATCGACCACATCTGCTCCGGCGTCCGCAGCGCCTGCACCTACGCGGGCGCCCGCAGCCTGCCCGAGTTCCATGACAAGGCCGTACTCGGCGTCCAATCAGCAGCCGGCTTCGCCGAGGGCCGCCCACTCCCGAGCGGCTGGTAA